In the genome of Magnolia sinica isolate HGM2019 chromosome 2, MsV1, whole genome shotgun sequence, one region contains:
- the LOC131224763 gene encoding uncharacterized protein LOC131224763 — MASSSSSSSSSLSFLLVVSVIVISAIGGANARPGLHFHPCNTLFISFTTISSSSSPDDPNRPSAIFALYRQEFSRFDPATFRPSSDLLIDSVRPEFPRPLHFRSFPDVSIDEAKPEPQIPRPSFGVSSLRERTKDILSVVLALLFGVGCGALTSATMYLVWSVVTSRYEGQESDGEDGEDHVVSTKMGYIKIPAAPVKEGYEGK, encoded by the coding sequence AtggcgtcttcttcttcttcttcttcttcatctctttccttccttctcgTTGTATCTGTCATAGTTATTTCTGCCATTGGAGGAGCGAATGCAAGACCAGGCCTCCATTTCCACCCCTGCAATACCCTCTTCATCTCCTTCACCACCATCTCCTCTTCCTCCTCACCCGacgatcccaaccgtccatctgccaTCTTCGCCCTCTACCGCCAAGAATTCAGCCGCTTCGATCCCGCCACCTTCCGCCCGTCTTCCGATCTCCTCATCGACTCCGTCCGCCCCGAATTTCCTCGCCCTCTCCACTTCCGTTCCTTCCCAGACGTCTCTATAGACGAAGCCAAGCCCGAGCCCCAAATTCCCCGCCCGTCCTTCGGCGTCAGCTCCCTCCGCGAGCGCACCAAGGACATCCTCAGCGTCGTGCTCGCCCTCCTCTTTGGCGTTGGCTGTGGGGCGCTGACATCGGCCACGATGTACTTGGTGTGGTCCGTGGTGACGAGCAGGTATGAGGGCCAGGAATCTGATGGCGAGGATGGGGAGGATCATGTGGTGTCAACCAAGATGGGGTACATCAAGATCCCGGCTGCGCCTGTCAAAGAAGGGTATGAGGGGAAGTAG